A portion of the Oncorhynchus gorbuscha isolate QuinsamMale2020 ecotype Even-year linkage group LG19, OgorEven_v1.0, whole genome shotgun sequence genome contains these proteins:
- the LOC124006488 gene encoding syndecan-2-like: MTNTWILLTLAVATCFMSETILISAQSDYLYLDDQSGDSVDEDGYNSGSGSGDMIIGEVTEPVKVKRVFAAPEAEPTQDSLPALSTTMGMLTFTDLGTEIAETEMETETETQVPEQSLDVTEETVISSEAPPSTTGASGLLYEADVPYDVHSENLFQRTEVLAAVIAGGVIGLLFAIFLILLLVYRMRKKDEGSYVLGERKAPSSAYQKAPTKEFYA; the protein is encoded by the exons ATATTGATCTCGGCCCAGTCGGATTACCTGTACCTGGATGACCAATCAGGAGACTCCGTAGACGAAGATGGTTACAACTCTGGCTCCGGGTCCGGTGATATGA TTATCGGTGAGGTCACTGAGCCAGTCAAAGTGAAAAGGGTGTTCGCCGCTCCTGAAGCAGAGCCAACCCAGGACTCTCTACCAGCCCTTTCAACCACAATGGGGATGTTGACATTCACTGACCTGGGCACAGAAATAGCTGAGACAGAAATGGAGACCGAAACAGAG accCAGGTCCCTGAGCAGTCTCTGGACGTGACAGAGGAGACTGTTATCAGTAGTGAAGCTCCTCCCAGCACCACTGGTGCTTCCGGGTTGCTGTACGAGGCAGACGTACCCTACGATGTACACTCTGAAAACCTATTCCAGAGGACGGAGGTGCTAGCGG cggtGATAGCTGGCGGGGTTATAGGTTTGCTGTTCGccatcttcctcatcctcctcctggtCTACAGGATGAGGAAGAAGGACGAGGGGAGCTACGTCCTCGGGGAACGCAAGGCCCCTAGCTCAGCCTATCAGAAAGCCCCCACCAAGGAGTTCTATGCCTGA